In one Diabrotica virgifera virgifera chromosome 5, PGI_DIABVI_V3a genomic region, the following are encoded:
- the LOC126884605 gene encoding uncharacterized protein LOC126884605 — translation MCAFKVEHLLVDELDYELKIRDVVPEESATVDRKRNLLRGALKQEEGNRSFTQLSAVHIPFEDQRKGISETLDSLSKKIEKFRGTVQDNEYVRLISRLAHISGRVHLLQCTTEEQESFKKSVSLKILTLEGELDSKVNPIATSTPNAPVSVVPSFTYSKPVQVHKWGVLFSGEKQHTDVISFLEKVECLRVSRGVSEENLFAASAELFTGPAFTWFMNNRGNLSCWSDLVRKLKSDFLPYSYQDDLLDEIKNRKQKPGESVTMFINTILGMCSRLDTPLSDLSKIKIILKCLLPFYHQQLALMDIQSIDDLTVKCKRLEETLSWSSQPPSTSRPSSNSSSQPTSFRQRSWQNKGPERNVSVFSSVVCWNCHQSNHKFNNCGIPQTRIFCHGCGRENTLKRNCVKCSGNEMSEVRPLSVSPSNTQSGNQTPSENETAGPSTPSNSNPSSNRKGKKASFRKQAHTTNQNQSRN, via the coding sequence atgtgtgcttttaaagttgaacatcttctggtggacgaATTGGACTATGAGTTGAAAATTAGGGACGTAGTACCAGAGGAGTCGGCAACTGTCGATAGGAAACGCAATCTTCTGCGGGGTGCTTTGAAGCAAGAAGAAGGCAATAGGAGTTTCACCCAACTTTCGGCTGTACATATCCCTTTTGAGGACCAACGGAAAGGAATATCCGAAACGTTGGATAGCTTGTCGAAGAAAATAGagaagtttaggggaactgtacaGGACAATGAATATGTTAGATTAATATCTCGTCTAGCTCATATTTCTGGCCGAGTACACTTGTTACAGTGTACTACGGAAGAGCAGGAATCTTTTAAAaagtctgtttctcttaaaatccTTACATTGGAGGGTGAGCTTGATTCTAAAGTTAACCCCATAGCCACatctactcctaatgctccagTCAGTGTCGTTCCTAGTTTTACATACTCCAAACCcgttcaagtacacaaatggggtgttTTATTTtccggtgaaaaacagcacacggATGTGATTTCATTTTTAGAAAAGGTCGAATGTCTTCGAGTATCTAGAGGTGTCTCTGAAGAAAATTTGTTTGCTGCTTCAGCTGAATTGTTTACCGGTCCTGCTTTTACCTGGTTCATGAATAATAGAGGTAATttatcttgttggtctgatctggttcgcaagttgaagtcagattttcttccttACTCATACCAGGATGATCTCTTGGATGAAATCAAAAACCGTAAGCAGAAACCAGGAGAGTCTGTCACTATGTtcattaatactatattaggcaTGTGTAGCCGTTTAGATACTCCGTTATCTGATTTGTCCAAAATAAAAATCATCTTAAAATGTTTACTGCCCTTTTATCATCAGcagttagctcttatggacatccagagtattgatgacctcactgtaaagtgcaaacgtttggaggaaacgttatcctggtcttctcagcctccatccacatctcgaccctcttctaattcttcttctcagccaacttcctttagacAACGTTCTTGGCAAAATAAGGGCCCTGAACGTAATGTTTCTGTTTTTAGTTCCGTTGTTTGCTGGAATTGTCATCAGTCTAATCATAAGTTCAATAATTGTGGTATCCCACAAACtcgtattttctgccacggttgtggtagGGAAAATACCCTCAAAAGAAATTGTgtcaagtgttcgggaaacgaaatgtcggaggtccgtcccctgagcgtttctccgtccaacacccaatcagggaatcaaaccccatcagAAAACGAGACAGCTGGCCCAAGCACACCAAGCAACTCAAACCCATCTTCCAATCGGAAAGGGAAGAAGGCATCGTTCAGGAAACAagcacacaccacaaatcaaAATCAGTCCAGAAATTAA